The nucleotide window AATATTGATCTGGGTACCCCTCGTCTGAAACTGCAGGTAGGTCCTCAGTTCGGCGCGATGGTAAGTGACAGAAAAGTTTTCGGCGCTGCCAATACTGCCTTTAAAGGTGGTGAAATTTCAGGTGTGGCTGGTCTCTGGCTGCAACTGCCTATCGTAAATGTCAGTGCCCGTTACATCATTGGCTTTAATGACGTAAAAGGTATCAGCAGCGTAGCTAATAGCAGCAACTGGAAGAACCAGGGCATTCAGCTGGGCGTTGGTGTTACCCTGTAATCATACAGGTAAGCTAAAGGACTAGCCCGAAGCAAAAGCCAGGGAGCGATGATCAGCGAATGATCATCGCTCCCTGGCTTTTTTGTCTGAAAAAATATTGTTTCCTTGCGTCGCTTTGTATTGTTATACGAAATGACCTGCCATCCAGTCACTTGGCATTAAACTTGACAATATAGGAAAGCATAAAAAAACGGGGGTTTAAACAGAATTTTCTGACATAATGTCCTCCGGGCTTTAAATATCTCAGATGAACAGATTTTATTTAGGAAATTCGGAAGATGAAATGGAGTTCATGCCTATTATCCCTTTGAATGAAGATGGGGAAGGTCAGGAGGATGAGCGTATTCCCGATGAACTGGCATTGTTGCCATTACGAAATACAGTATTATTTCCCGGTGTAGTATTACCCATCACAGTGGGCCGGGATAAATCCATAAAGGCAGTTAATGATGCGTACAAAGCTGACAAATTGATCGGTGTAGTAGCGCAAAAAGACAGTACGATAGAAGACCCGAATGTTGCCGATCTTAGCGATGTGGGCACGGTAGCGCGTATTGTAAAACTGATCAAGATGCCGGATGGTGGTACTACCATCATCATACAGGGTCGCAAACGTTTTAAGATAAAGGAGATCGTATCAGAAGATCCTTATTTCAAAGCACAGATAACCGTTTTACAAGACGAGGCTGCAGAAGATGATTCTGAGTTTGAAGCTTATATTTCTTCTATCAAAGATCTGGCAGCACAGATTATCCAGTTGTCTCCCAACCTGCCGTCTGAAGCCAGCATCATCCTGAAAAATATTGAGAATGCCTCTTTCCTGGTGCATTTTGTTTCTTCCAACCTCAATTCTGATCTGAAAGACAAACAACAGTTGCTGGAAATCAACAATCTGCGCACCCGTGCAGAGCTGCTGATGAAACTGTTGCAGACAGAACTGCAGCTGGCTGAACTGAAAAACAAAATCACCAATAAAACAAAAGCTGATCTCGACAAACAACAGCGCGATTACTTCCTGCAACAGCAGATGAAGTCTATCAAGGAAGAACTGGGCGGAGATTCCAATGATCGGGAGATCAAGGAAATGAAGCGCAAAGCGGAAGAAAAGAAATGGCCTGTCGCTGCTGCTGAAGCTTTTGCCAAAGGTATTGAGAAACTGGAACGCATGCATCCCTCCACACCAGACTACAGCGTGGTGTACAACCACCTGGACCTGATGCTGGACCTGCCATGGGGAGAATACACGACTGACAGCTATGACCTGAAAAAGGCCAAAAAAGTACTGGACCATGACCATTATGGCATGGAGAAAATCAAGGAAAGAATACTGGAATACCTGGCCGTGCTGAAACTGAAAGGCGACATGAAGTCACCTATCCTGTGTTTTGTAGGCCCTCCGGGCATCGGTAAAACCTCACTCGGACGTTCTATTGCCAATGCAGTAGGCCGTAAGTATGTAAGGCTGAGCCTTGGTGGTTTGCACGACGAGAGCGAGATCCGCGGACACCGTAAAACTTATATCGGCGCTATGCCAGGCCGTGTAGTACAATCTATCCGTAAGATCAAGTCATCCAACCCGGTGATGATCCTCGATGAAATTGACAAGATCGGCAACGATCTGCGTGGCGATCCTAGCTCCGCACTGCTGGAAGTGCTGGATCCTGAACAGAACGGCACCTTCTATGATAACTACCTGGAGTTGGAATTTGACCTGAGCAAAGTGTTGTTCATTGCTACGGCCAACAATATCAGCGCTATTCATCCTGCATTGCGCGACAGGCTTGAAATCATCGATCTGAGTGGTTATTCCATTGAAGAGAAAACGGAGATCGCCAAACGTCACCTGCTGCCTAAGCAAAAAGATGCTCATGGTCTGGCAGATGCGAAATTCAAAATCGCCAATAATGTAATAGAATATATTATCGCCAACTATACCCGGGAAAGTGGTGTGAGAGAGCTGGACAGGCAATTTGCGGCCATTATGCGTAACCTCGCCAAACAGGTAGCGATGGAGTATAAATTGTCCGACAATATTACTACCGCAACTGTGGAAAAGATCCTGGGCAAACCACGTTACTCCAACGAAATGTACAAGGTGGGCAACCCGCCGGGGGTAGCGGTAGGACTGGCCTGGACTTACGTAGGCGGCGAAATTCTGTTTATCGAGAGCAGCCTCAGCGAAGGTAAGGGAGATCTGAAACTGACGGGGAATCTGGGAAATGTGATGAAAGAGTCTGCTGTAACGGCGCTGACATACCTGCAATCCAATGCCTCGTTGCTGAAGCTGGATCCAAAGATTTTTAGTACTAAAAGTGTGCATGTGCATATACCGGAAGGTGCGGTGCCCAAAGACGGTCCCAGTGCAGGTATCACTATGCTCACGGCGCTGACTTCCGTTTTCACAGGTCGTAAGGTAAAATCCTATTTGGCCATGTCCGGGGAGATTACTTTAAGAGGTCTGGTACTGCCAGTGGGTGGAATAAAAGAAAAAATTCTGGCCGCCAAAAGGGCAGGTATCCGCGAAATTATCTTATGCTGGCAGAATGAGAAAGATATAAAAGACATAAATCCGGCATATATCAAAGGGATGAAATTTCATTATGTGAAAGAAATGAACCAAGTGCTGGAAATTGCGTTATTAAAGAAGTAAATAACGAATAACGCCATTTTGTTGCCAGTCCTGGTAGCAATTTTTAAATAATTCATATCGGTTTTGTTGTGACCCCGGTATGAATATCATGTTGATTGTTTTAAGGGTTCTTTGAAGCCATTCCTCTCAGCGGAATGGCTTTGAAGTTTAAGGGAGATGAGTGCTGCTGATGCATGATTAGAATGATGAGTGAAGAGAATAAGTTATCATTTACCATAAAGGAGAAAGCCGTTTGATATATCATCAAACGGCTTTCTCCTTTATGATAATTCTTTATAATCTTCAGTTATTTCCACTGATCTTCAGGCATCAGGCCTATCAGCATCATCAGCATTCATCGCCGTTTCAGTCGATTAATTGTCTTTTATACAATTGTATCGTGTTTTCCAGACCGAAATAGAGCGCATCTGCAACGAGGGCATGACCGATAGATACTTCCTTAAGCTGTGGGATATGCAGTTTAAAGAAGCGGAGGTTGTCCAGGTTGAGGTCATGGCCGGCGTTAAGATCGAGGCCTATGGCGGTGGCAGCTCGGGCTGTATTTTTATAATCGTTGAAGAGCTGGAGGTTTTGTTGTTGGGTGCGGGCATTCGTATATTCTTCCGCGTAGGGGCCGGTATACAGTTCGATACGGTCGGCACCGGCGGTTTTGGCGCCTTCTACCTTGTCAGGCTCAGCGTTGAGGAATATAGATACTCTGATGCCGGCTTTTTTCAGTTCTGTGATAACATCCTTTAATTGTGACTGATTGCGGATGGTATCCCAGCCGGTATTGGAGGTGATGGCATCCGGTGGGTCGGGTACCAGGGTACACTGGTGTGGTTTAACGGCCAGTACCAGGTCCATAAATTCCTGGGAAGGGTATCCTTCGATATTGAATTCAGTGGTAACGATGGGTTTAAGGTCTCTTACGTCCTGGTAACGGATGTGGCGTTCATCCGGGCGGGGGTGTACGGTGATACCATCGGCGCCGAAGCGTTCGCAGTCCTGGGCCACTTTCAGAATATCCGGGAGATTGCCGCCGCGTGCGTTTCGCAGGGTAGCAAACTTGTTGATGTTTACACTCAGCTTTGTCATGTTGCAAAAATACGCTAAAAAGAATGAACGATGTATTCAGGGGATTGAATAAAAGGGGAAGACCCGGGCTATGAGTGGCCCGGGTCTTCTCTTTGTTATTTGAAATACTAATTGCTTAGTACCTGTAGTAGTCTGGTTTGAATGGACCTTCAACCGGAATGCCGAGGTATTCAGATTGTGTAGGGGTGAGTATGTCCAGTTCCACACCGATTTTTTTCAGGTGCAGGCGGGCTACTTTTTCATCCAGGTGTTTAGGCAGTACGTAAACTTTGTTTTCGTACTTGTCTGAATTCAGCCACAGTTCCAGTTGGGCCAGGGTCTGGTTGGTGAAAGAGTTACTCATTACGAAGGAAGGGTGACCGGTAGCGCAACCCAGGTTTACCAGGCGGCCTTCGGCCAGCAGGATGATATCTTTACCGTCGATGGTGTATTTATCTACCTGAGGTTTGATTTCCACTTTGGTATTGCCGTAGTTTTTGTTCAGCCAGGCAACGTCGATTTCGATGTCGAAGTGACCGATGTTGGAAACGATACATTTATCCTTCATCAGTTTGAAGTGTTCGCCATTGATGATATCGCGGCAACCGGTAGTGGTAACGATGATATCAGCTTCTTTTACGGCGTCGTTCATTTTTTTCACTTCGTAACCTTCCATAGCAGCCTGTAAAGCGCAGATAGGATCGATTTCGGTAACGATTACGCGGGCGCCTGCACCTCTGAGGGATTCAGCGGAACCTTTACCTACGTCGCCAAAACCGGCCACAACAGCTACTTTACCGGCGATCATCACGTCAGTGGCGCGACGGATAGCGTCTACGCAGGATTCGCGGCAACCATATTTGTTATCGAACTTGGATTTGGTAACGGAGTCGTTGATGTTAATGGCAGGCATAGGCAGCGTACCGTTTTTCATACGCTCGTACAGACGGTGAACACCAGTAGTGGTTTCTTCGCTGAGACCTTTAATGTGTTGGATCAGCTCAGGGTATCTGTCGAATACCATGTTGGTGAGGTCACCACCATCGTCCAGGATCATGTTCAGCGGGCGCTCAGCGCTACCGAAGAACAGCGTCTGTTCGATACACCAGTCAAATTCCTGCTCATTCAGGCCTTTCCAGGCAAATACAGGTACACCGGCAGCAGCTACAGCAGCAGCAGCGTGGTCCTGAGTAGAAAAGATATTGCAGGAGCTCCAGCGTACTTCTGCACCCAGATGTACCAGA belongs to Chitinophaga sp. HK235 and includes:
- the lon gene encoding endopeptidase La, encoding MNRFYLGNSEDEMEFMPIIPLNEDGEGQEDERIPDELALLPLRNTVLFPGVVLPITVGRDKSIKAVNDAYKADKLIGVVAQKDSTIEDPNVADLSDVGTVARIVKLIKMPDGGTTIIIQGRKRFKIKEIVSEDPYFKAQITVLQDEAAEDDSEFEAYISSIKDLAAQIIQLSPNLPSEASIILKNIENASFLVHFVSSNLNSDLKDKQQLLEINNLRTRAELLMKLLQTELQLAELKNKITNKTKADLDKQQRDYFLQQQMKSIKEELGGDSNDREIKEMKRKAEEKKWPVAAAEAFAKGIEKLERMHPSTPDYSVVYNHLDLMLDLPWGEYTTDSYDLKKAKKVLDHDHYGMEKIKERILEYLAVLKLKGDMKSPILCFVGPPGIGKTSLGRSIANAVGRKYVRLSLGGLHDESEIRGHRKTYIGAMPGRVVQSIRKIKSSNPVMILDEIDKIGNDLRGDPSSALLEVLDPEQNGTFYDNYLELEFDLSKVLFIATANNISAIHPALRDRLEIIDLSGYSIEEKTEIAKRHLLPKQKDAHGLADAKFKIANNVIEYIIANYTRESGVRELDRQFAAIMRNLAKQVAMEYKLSDNITTATVEKILGKPRYSNEMYKVGNPPGVAVGLAWTYVGGEILFIESSLSEGKGDLKLTGNLGNVMKESAVTALTYLQSNASLLKLDPKIFSTKSVHVHIPEGAVPKDGPSAGITMLTALTSVFTGRKVKSYLAMSGEITLRGLVLPVGGIKEKILAAKRAGIREIILCWQNEKDIKDINPAYIKGMKFHYVKEMNQVLEIALLKK
- a CDS encoding pyridoxine 5'-phosphate synthase, which codes for MTKLSVNINKFATLRNARGGNLPDILKVAQDCERFGADGITVHPRPDERHIRYQDVRDLKPIVTTEFNIEGYPSQEFMDLVLAVKPHQCTLVPDPPDAITSNTGWDTIRNQSQLKDVITELKKAGIRVSIFLNAEPDKVEGAKTAGADRIELYTGPYAEEYTNARTQQQNLQLFNDYKNTARAATAIGLDLNAGHDLNLDNLRFFKLHIPQLKEVSIGHALVADALYFGLENTIQLYKRQLID
- the ahcY gene encoding adenosylhomocysteinase gives rise to the protein MSTIAKSNIDFNLGYKVKDMSLAAWGRKEIELAEAEMPGLMSLREEYGNSKPLQGARIAGCLHMTIQTAVLIETLVHLGAEVRWSSCNIFSTQDHAAAAVAAAGVPVFAWKGLNEQEFDWCIEQTLFFGSAERPLNMILDDGGDLTNMVFDRYPELIQHIKGLSEETTTGVHRLYERMKNGTLPMPAININDSVTKSKFDNKYGCRESCVDAIRRATDVMIAGKVAVVAGFGDVGKGSAESLRGAGARVIVTEIDPICALQAAMEGYEVKKMNDAVKEADIIVTTTGCRDIINGEHFKLMKDKCIVSNIGHFDIEIDVAWLNKNYGNTKVEIKPQVDKYTIDGKDIILLAEGRLVNLGCATGHPSFVMSNSFTNQTLAQLELWLNSDKYENKVYVLPKHLDEKVARLHLKKIGVELDILTPTQSEYLGIPVEGPFKPDYYRY